TGCAGGTAGCTCACATAGTCAAGTACTCTCGGGAGCGGCTTGCGGGAATCTCAACACTAGTCTTTAAATCGGAAGTGCCCGTGGTGGTCGAGACTCTTGGCTCCGAAGGGCTTAGATACCGATTGACGCTGAGGAACGGTTTACCAACAGCGTGGAGGCATTTGCCAGCAATCGAAGCGGGCAAGTTGCGTGATGCTGCAGGAGCGGGCGATTGGTGCACCGCGGGCATCATCCATTTCTTGGGCCAGGAAGGTGCAGCGGGCTTGGGGGCTAGTTCAGAGAAAGAGATCATTCAGGCTCTGCAACTAGGTCAGGCTTTGGCCGCCCTGAATTGTTGTTTTGAAGGGGCACGAGGAGGCATGTACGCGTTGGATAAAGCTCGATTTGACCAGTGGGTCAAAGCTCTTGCCAACGAAACCCAAGAAGAAACATGTGCATTCGATCAAATCGTCCAAATGCCAGGAGAGAAACGCACCAGTATCTGTCCTTCATGCACAGTTGAAAACGGACTCGTTCAATAAGGGTTGTCGGTCACCAAGTAGACGCGTCAATCGCAATTTCACAGGGCCTCTCCGGACTAACCCGCGATGCCGAACCCGGTGATCTCTATCCCTTCCAGAGAATAACCCCAGGAAGGACAGGCACCTTCCTGGAGGTCAAATACAGTGATCTTACCTCCTTCGCGTTCGATCAATTTCATTGAACATGCAGGACAGTGCGTCGCATTTACGTCTCTCCCGGGCGTGTTCCTGATATAGACGTGGTGGAGCCCTTCACCGATTCCAATTTACTTTGCGTGGCAAAGGCTGCATCTGACCTCACCTAGTTCCGATCGCTCATAGAGATAGGCTTCTCGCATCGCCGGGTCTCAAAACCGCACAACTACTTTGCCGAAGTGCGCGCCGCTCGCCATGTAACGGAGGGCCTCTTTCACATCCGAGAATGGAAAGATCTTGTCTATGACCGGCCTGATCCGGTGCACCGAGACGGCCCTGACCATGGCCTCCTGCATTTCCCGTGAACCGACGAAAATCCCCTGGATGCGGATGCTCTTCATGATCGCAGGCAGGGGATTGACTTCACCCGACTGGCCGGTGAGCACTCCGATCAGGCTGACAAGGCCGCCCACTCGAACGGCTCTGAGCGATTTGGCGAGCGTGCCGGCGCCGCCGACTTCGATTACCCGATCCACGCCCTTGCCACCGGTGAGTTCGAGCACCTTCTCATCCCAGTCGGGCTCTGTCCTATAATTGATTACCTCGGCCACACCCATTTCTTTGAGCCGCTTGAGTTTTTCATCGCTGCTGGATGTGCCGACGATCCTGGCTCCGGCAGCCTTGCCGAACTGCACCGCGAAGACGGACACTCCTCCGGTGCCGAGGGTCAGCACGGTCTCGCCGCAGGTGAATCCTCCAGTGTTGAGCGCGTGCCACGCGGCGAGTGCGGCGCAGGGCAACGTTGCGCCTTCCTCGAAGGATAGATGCTCAGGAATTGCAACCAGCCCATCTTCATGAAGGGCCACGTCTTCCGCCAGCACCCCATCGACCGCTCCTCCCAGAGCTGATTTTGCTGCCGCATCCGTGATCGGCCCTGAAATCCAGTTCTGAAAGAAGGTGCTCATGACCCGATCACCCTGTTTCCAGCGGGTCACACCGTCGCCTATAGCGACCACTT
This portion of the Desulfomonile tiedjei genome encodes:
- a CDS encoding NAD(P)-dependent alcohol dehydrogenase, translated to MKLYRIEKEFGIDELKLVEDEVPKPGHQQVVVKMKATSINYRDLLMINGLYSRNLSLPLIPFSDGAGEVVAIGDGVTRWKQGDRVMSTFFQNWISGPITDAAAKSALGGAVDGVLAEDVALHEDGLVAIPEHLSFEEGATLPCAALAAWHALNTGGFTCGETVLTLGTGGVSVFAVQFGKAAGARIVGTSSSDEKLKRLKEMGVAEVINYRTEPDWDEKVLELTGGKGVDRVIEVGGAGTLAKSLRAVRVGGLVSLIGVLTGQSGEVNPLPAIMKSIRIQGIFVGSREMQEAMVRAVSVHRIRPVIDKIFPFSDVKEALRYMASGAHFGKVVVRF